Proteins from one Desmodus rotundus isolate HL8 chromosome 9, HLdesRot8A.1, whole genome shotgun sequence genomic window:
- the ZNF18 gene encoding zinc finger protein 18 isoform X1 — protein sequence MMPAELGQALVLLPPLPKAEDFPFSRPDAAPQGEPSSPETARQLFRQFRYQATSGPQETLRQLRKLCFQWLQPEVHTKEQILEILMLEQFLTILPGEIQTWVRKQCPGSGEEAVTLVESLKGDPQRLWQWISIHVLGQDIWSQKAESVSCQVGEVESHLEVTPQELGLQNSPSGPGEPLSHMVKEESDTEQELAVAAPLLPAQPEERLLRDQPFGASLLQTAPQEQWRHLDSTQKEQYWDLLLETYGKMVSGGISNSKPDLTNSTEYGEELAGLYLYVSEKLPKPTCIGERQESDKENLNLENHRDQEPSDACCHAWEEAPSQAVLSGCFTEDELRRFGGGEVVPEAQEIFQGVGVGGQLFPPERTSGKQLGHHLPSPPLGQRFVLGLEQKRVASPKGQPRAPMAQKLPTCRECGKTFYRNSQLVFHQRTHTGETYFQCPTCKKAFLRSSDFVKHQRIHTGEKPCKCDHCGKGFSDFSGLRHHEKIHTGEKPYTCPTCGKSFIQRSNFNRHQRVHTGEKPYKCSCCGKSFSWSSSLDKHQRSHLGKKPLQATPSQPSCPFKNSQLHQDKLHLVEQGSPTPRP from the exons ATGATGCCTGCTGAGCTGGGGCAGGCCCTGGtcctgctgccaccactgccGAAGGCCGAGGACTTCCCATTCTCTCGGCCAGATGCTGCCCCTCAAGGGGAGCCCTCCAGCCCCGAGACAGCACGCCAGCTTTTCAGGCAGTTTCGTTACCAGGCAACATCTGGGCCCCAGGAAACCCTGAGACAACTGCGGAAGCTCTGTTTCCAGTGGCTGCAGCCAGAGGTGCACACCAAGGAGCAGATCCTAGAGATCCTCATGCTGGAGCAGTTCCTGACCATCCTGCCTGGGGAGATTCAGACGTGGGTGCGGAAGCAGTGTccaggcagtggggaggaggcagtgaCCCTTGTGGAAAGCTTGAAGGGAGACCCCCAGAGGCTGTGGCAGTGG ATCAGCATCCACGTTCTAGGACAGGACATCTGGTCCCAGAAGGCGGAATCAGTGAGCTGCCAAGTTGGGGAAGTGGAGTCTCATCTTGAAGTGACACCTCAGGAGCTGGGACTCCAGAATTCACCCTCTGGGCCGGGGGAGCCACTAAGCCACATGGTGAAAGAGGAGTCAGACACGGAACAGGAATTAG CAGTGGCTGCCCCCCTGCTTCCTGCCCAGCCCGAGGAAAGGCTTCTCAGAGACCAGCCCTTCGGAGCCTCCCTTCTCCAAACTGCACCTCAG GAGCAGTGGCGGCACCTGGATTCCACTCAAAAGGAGCAATACTGGGATCTCCTGCTGGAGACCTATGGAAAGATGGTCTCAGGAG GCATTTCCAATTCCAAGCCTGACCTGACTAATTCAACAGAGTACGGGGAGGAACTGGCAGGATTATACCTTTATGTCAGTGAGAAGCTCCCGAAACCCACCTGCATAG gagagagacaggagagtGACAAAGAGAACCTGAACTTGGAAAATCATAGGGACCAGGAACCTTCAGATGCCTGCTGTCATGCCTGGGAAGAGGCACCTTCTCAAGCTGTCTTGAGTGGCTGCTTCACTGAGGATGAGCTGAGACGCTTTGGAGGAGGAGAGGTTGTCCCTGAGGCTCAGGAAATCTTCCAGGGTGTGGGGGTCGGGGGACAGCTCTTTCCTCCAGAAAGGACTTCTGGAAAACAGCTGGGTCACCATCTGCCCAGCCCTCCTCTGGGACAGCGGTTTGTACTGGGGCTTGAGCAGAAGAGAGTGGCCTCCCCCAAGGGGCAGCCGAGGGCCCCCATGGCCCAGAAACTCCCCAcctgcagggagtgtgggaaaACCTTTTACAGGAATTCCCAGCTGGTTTTCCACCAaagaactcacactggagagaCCTACTTCCAGTGCCCCACCTGCAAAAAGGCCTTCCTGCGGAGTTCCGACTTCGTGAAACACCAGCgaattcacacaggagagaagccctgTAAATGTGATCACTGTGGGAAGGGCTTCAGTGACTTCTCAGGGCTTCGTCACCATGAGAAAATacacacaggagagaagccctacACATGTCCCACCTGTGGGAAGAGTTTTATTCAAAGATCGAACTTTAATAGACATCAAAGGGTGcacacaggagagaagccttacaaatGTTCCTGCTGCGGGAAAAGCTTCAGCTGGAGCTCGAGCCTGGATAAACATCAAAGGTCCCACTTGGGAAAGAAGCCCTTGCAAGCCACGCCCTCTCAGCCGTCTTGTCCGTTTAAAAACAGTCAGCTCCATCAGGACAAATTACATCTcgtagagcaggggtccccaacccccaggccataG
- the ZNF18 gene encoding zinc finger protein 18 isoform X2 — MMPAELGQALVLLPPLPKAEDFPFSRPDAAPQGEPSSPETARQLFRQFRYQATSGPQETLRQLRKLCFQWLQPEVHTKEQILEILMLEQFLTILPGEIQTWVRKQCPGSGEEAVTLVESLKGDPQRLWQWISIHVLGQDIWSQKAESVSCQVGEVESHLEVTPQELGLQNSPSGPGEPLSHMVKEESDTEQELVAAPLLPAQPEERLLRDQPFGASLLQTAPQEQWRHLDSTQKEQYWDLLLETYGKMVSGGISNSKPDLTNSTEYGEELAGLYLYVSEKLPKPTCIGERQESDKENLNLENHRDQEPSDACCHAWEEAPSQAVLSGCFTEDELRRFGGGEVVPEAQEIFQGVGVGGQLFPPERTSGKQLGHHLPSPPLGQRFVLGLEQKRVASPKGQPRAPMAQKLPTCRECGKTFYRNSQLVFHQRTHTGETYFQCPTCKKAFLRSSDFVKHQRIHTGEKPCKCDHCGKGFSDFSGLRHHEKIHTGEKPYTCPTCGKSFIQRSNFNRHQRVHTGEKPYKCSCCGKSFSWSSSLDKHQRSHLGKKPLQATPSQPSCPFKNSQLHQDKLHLVEQGSPTPRP, encoded by the exons ATGATGCCTGCTGAGCTGGGGCAGGCCCTGGtcctgctgccaccactgccGAAGGCCGAGGACTTCCCATTCTCTCGGCCAGATGCTGCCCCTCAAGGGGAGCCCTCCAGCCCCGAGACAGCACGCCAGCTTTTCAGGCAGTTTCGTTACCAGGCAACATCTGGGCCCCAGGAAACCCTGAGACAACTGCGGAAGCTCTGTTTCCAGTGGCTGCAGCCAGAGGTGCACACCAAGGAGCAGATCCTAGAGATCCTCATGCTGGAGCAGTTCCTGACCATCCTGCCTGGGGAGATTCAGACGTGGGTGCGGAAGCAGTGTccaggcagtggggaggaggcagtgaCCCTTGTGGAAAGCTTGAAGGGAGACCCCCAGAGGCTGTGGCAGTGG ATCAGCATCCACGTTCTAGGACAGGACATCTGGTCCCAGAAGGCGGAATCAGTGAGCTGCCAAGTTGGGGAAGTGGAGTCTCATCTTGAAGTGACACCTCAGGAGCTGGGACTCCAGAATTCACCCTCTGGGCCGGGGGAGCCACTAAGCCACATGGTGAAAGAGGAGTCAGACACGGAACAGGAATTAG TGGCTGCCCCCCTGCTTCCTGCCCAGCCCGAGGAAAGGCTTCTCAGAGACCAGCCCTTCGGAGCCTCCCTTCTCCAAACTGCACCTCAG GAGCAGTGGCGGCACCTGGATTCCACTCAAAAGGAGCAATACTGGGATCTCCTGCTGGAGACCTATGGAAAGATGGTCTCAGGAG GCATTTCCAATTCCAAGCCTGACCTGACTAATTCAACAGAGTACGGGGAGGAACTGGCAGGATTATACCTTTATGTCAGTGAGAAGCTCCCGAAACCCACCTGCATAG gagagagacaggagagtGACAAAGAGAACCTGAACTTGGAAAATCATAGGGACCAGGAACCTTCAGATGCCTGCTGTCATGCCTGGGAAGAGGCACCTTCTCAAGCTGTCTTGAGTGGCTGCTTCACTGAGGATGAGCTGAGACGCTTTGGAGGAGGAGAGGTTGTCCCTGAGGCTCAGGAAATCTTCCAGGGTGTGGGGGTCGGGGGACAGCTCTTTCCTCCAGAAAGGACTTCTGGAAAACAGCTGGGTCACCATCTGCCCAGCCCTCCTCTGGGACAGCGGTTTGTACTGGGGCTTGAGCAGAAGAGAGTGGCCTCCCCCAAGGGGCAGCCGAGGGCCCCCATGGCCCAGAAACTCCCCAcctgcagggagtgtgggaaaACCTTTTACAGGAATTCCCAGCTGGTTTTCCACCAaagaactcacactggagagaCCTACTTCCAGTGCCCCACCTGCAAAAAGGCCTTCCTGCGGAGTTCCGACTTCGTGAAACACCAGCgaattcacacaggagagaagccctgTAAATGTGATCACTGTGGGAAGGGCTTCAGTGACTTCTCAGGGCTTCGTCACCATGAGAAAATacacacaggagagaagccctacACATGTCCCACCTGTGGGAAGAGTTTTATTCAAAGATCGAACTTTAATAGACATCAAAGGGTGcacacaggagagaagccttacaaatGTTCCTGCTGCGGGAAAAGCTTCAGCTGGAGCTCGAGCCTGGATAAACATCAAAGGTCCCACTTGGGAAAGAAGCCCTTGCAAGCCACGCCCTCTCAGCCGTCTTGTCCGTTTAAAAACAGTCAGCTCCATCAGGACAAATTACATCTcgtagagcaggggtccccaacccccaggccataG
- the ZNF18 gene encoding zinc finger protein 18 isoform X3 produces the protein MMPAELGQALVLLPPLPKAEDFPFSRPDAAPQGEPSSPETARQLFRQFRYQATSGPQETLRQLRKLCFQWLQPEVHTKEQILEILMLEQFLTILPGEIQTWVRKQCPGSGEEAVTLVESLKGDPQRLWQWISIHVLGQDIWSQKAESVSCQVGEVESHLEVTPQELGLQNSPSGPGEPLSHMVKEESDTEQELAVAAPLLPAQPEERLLRDQPFGASLLQTAPQEQWRHLDSTQKEQYWDLLLETYGKMVSGGERQESDKENLNLENHRDQEPSDACCHAWEEAPSQAVLSGCFTEDELRRFGGGEVVPEAQEIFQGVGVGGQLFPPERTSGKQLGHHLPSPPLGQRFVLGLEQKRVASPKGQPRAPMAQKLPTCRECGKTFYRNSQLVFHQRTHTGETYFQCPTCKKAFLRSSDFVKHQRIHTGEKPCKCDHCGKGFSDFSGLRHHEKIHTGEKPYTCPTCGKSFIQRSNFNRHQRVHTGEKPYKCSCCGKSFSWSSSLDKHQRSHLGKKPLQATPSQPSCPFKNSQLHQDKLHLVEQGSPTPRP, from the exons ATGATGCCTGCTGAGCTGGGGCAGGCCCTGGtcctgctgccaccactgccGAAGGCCGAGGACTTCCCATTCTCTCGGCCAGATGCTGCCCCTCAAGGGGAGCCCTCCAGCCCCGAGACAGCACGCCAGCTTTTCAGGCAGTTTCGTTACCAGGCAACATCTGGGCCCCAGGAAACCCTGAGACAACTGCGGAAGCTCTGTTTCCAGTGGCTGCAGCCAGAGGTGCACACCAAGGAGCAGATCCTAGAGATCCTCATGCTGGAGCAGTTCCTGACCATCCTGCCTGGGGAGATTCAGACGTGGGTGCGGAAGCAGTGTccaggcagtggggaggaggcagtgaCCCTTGTGGAAAGCTTGAAGGGAGACCCCCAGAGGCTGTGGCAGTGG ATCAGCATCCACGTTCTAGGACAGGACATCTGGTCCCAGAAGGCGGAATCAGTGAGCTGCCAAGTTGGGGAAGTGGAGTCTCATCTTGAAGTGACACCTCAGGAGCTGGGACTCCAGAATTCACCCTCTGGGCCGGGGGAGCCACTAAGCCACATGGTGAAAGAGGAGTCAGACACGGAACAGGAATTAG CAGTGGCTGCCCCCCTGCTTCCTGCCCAGCCCGAGGAAAGGCTTCTCAGAGACCAGCCCTTCGGAGCCTCCCTTCTCCAAACTGCACCTCAG GAGCAGTGGCGGCACCTGGATTCCACTCAAAAGGAGCAATACTGGGATCTCCTGCTGGAGACCTATGGAAAGATGGTCTCAGGAG gagagagacaggagagtGACAAAGAGAACCTGAACTTGGAAAATCATAGGGACCAGGAACCTTCAGATGCCTGCTGTCATGCCTGGGAAGAGGCACCTTCTCAAGCTGTCTTGAGTGGCTGCTTCACTGAGGATGAGCTGAGACGCTTTGGAGGAGGAGAGGTTGTCCCTGAGGCTCAGGAAATCTTCCAGGGTGTGGGGGTCGGGGGACAGCTCTTTCCTCCAGAAAGGACTTCTGGAAAACAGCTGGGTCACCATCTGCCCAGCCCTCCTCTGGGACAGCGGTTTGTACTGGGGCTTGAGCAGAAGAGAGTGGCCTCCCCCAAGGGGCAGCCGAGGGCCCCCATGGCCCAGAAACTCCCCAcctgcagggagtgtgggaaaACCTTTTACAGGAATTCCCAGCTGGTTTTCCACCAaagaactcacactggagagaCCTACTTCCAGTGCCCCACCTGCAAAAAGGCCTTCCTGCGGAGTTCCGACTTCGTGAAACACCAGCgaattcacacaggagagaagccctgTAAATGTGATCACTGTGGGAAGGGCTTCAGTGACTTCTCAGGGCTTCGTCACCATGAGAAAATacacacaggagagaagccctacACATGTCCCACCTGTGGGAAGAGTTTTATTCAAAGATCGAACTTTAATAGACATCAAAGGGTGcacacaggagagaagccttacaaatGTTCCTGCTGCGGGAAAAGCTTCAGCTGGAGCTCGAGCCTGGATAAACATCAAAGGTCCCACTTGGGAAAGAAGCCCTTGCAAGCCACGCCCTCTCAGCCGTCTTGTCCGTTTAAAAACAGTCAGCTCCATCAGGACAAATTACATCTcgtagagcaggggtccccaacccccaggccataG